A window of Sphingobacterium sp. SRCM116780 contains these coding sequences:
- the nrdI gene encoding class Ib ribonucleoside-diphosphate reductase assembly flavoprotein NrdI, with amino-acid sequence MIHIYYDSKTGNVQRFMDKLTQITGWKAHKITTDLVAEVSGHLVTFTTNFGQIPVTTLAFMKANASKIYSVSSSGNRNWGQNFGLAADKISADFDIPLAFKFELSGTMEDINQFIDIIKNNCDGSKRGSKKLDIA; translated from the coding sequence ATGATACATATTTATTACGATAGCAAAACTGGAAACGTGCAACGTTTTATGGACAAGCTTACCCAGATTACGGGCTGGAAAGCACATAAAATAACTACAGATCTTGTTGCTGAAGTATCAGGTCATCTGGTCACTTTTACAACTAATTTCGGACAAATCCCTGTGACTACACTAGCATTTATGAAAGCAAATGCTTCCAAAATCTATTCTGTATCATCAAGTGGTAACCGCAACTGGGGACAAAATTTCGGACTAGCCGCTGATAAAATTTCCGCTGACTTTGACATCCCATTGGCTTTCAAATTTGAATTGTCTGGTACAATGGAGGATATTAACCAATTTATTGACATCATAAAGAACAACTGCGATGGTAGCAAACGAGGTAGCAAAAAACTGGATATTGCTTAA
- a CDS encoding thioredoxin family protein, translating to MARIIKFEKNDCAPCAQVSAYLDQKGIQYESINPFDQPDLAAKFKVRTVPTVIVLENEEIQHRIIGFKPEELAAIAL from the coding sequence ATGGCAAGAATTATCAAATTCGAGAAAAACGATTGTGCACCTTGTGCTCAAGTATCTGCATATCTAGATCAAAAAGGTATTCAATATGAGTCGATCAACCCGTTTGACCAACCTGATTTAGCCGCTAAATTTAAAGTGCGCACAGTACCAACTGTCATCGTTTTGGAGAATGAAGAAATTCAACATCGTATCATCGGTTTTAAACCTGAAGAATTAGCTGCTATCGCATTATAA
- a CDS encoding intradiol ring-cleavage dioxygenase has product MERKQFIRTLSFLAFSGPMAWAACSKNESVAILENGEDVTVNNSCSVTPSETAGPFPTKTPSSYTRSDIRKGDNLGVNMAALITVANVNDNCNPLAGALVDIWHCDVDGNYSQYGDTQMQPSNYQSVNWCRGRLVTDENGLVNFQTIFPGWYMGRATHIHVHIYDASGQSLLVTQIAFQDSLSDDVNTNGSQYGYKKGISGYTYNSKDNVFSDGVDKEMATVTGSIASGFEMKITIKVEA; this is encoded by the coding sequence ATGGAAAGAAAACAATTCATTAGAACATTATCCTTTTTAGCCTTTTCTGGTCCAATGGCATGGGCAGCCTGTAGTAAGAATGAGAGTGTTGCTATTCTTGAGAATGGGGAAGATGTTACAGTTAATAACTCTTGTTCTGTAACACCCTCTGAAACTGCTGGCCCATTTCCAACAAAAACACCCTCGTCTTATACACGCTCTGATATACGAAAAGGAGACAATCTAGGTGTAAATATGGCGGCCTTGATCACTGTTGCAAACGTCAATGATAATTGTAATCCCTTGGCGGGTGCTTTGGTTGATATTTGGCACTGTGATGTCGATGGTAACTATTCTCAATATGGAGATACTCAAATGCAACCCAGCAATTATCAGTCAGTAAATTGGTGTCGCGGACGCTTAGTAACAGATGAAAATGGTTTAGTTAATTTTCAAACCATCTTTCCTGGATGGTATATGGGAAGAGCAACACATATTCATGTCCATATTTATGATGCTAGTGGTCAATCACTATTAGTGACGCAAATTGCTTTTCAAGATAGTTTAAGTGATGATGTGAATACTAATGGTTCTCAATATGGCTATAAAAAAGGAATCTCAGGTTATACCTATAACAGTAAAGATAATGTTTTTAGTGACGGTGTAGATAAAGAAATGGCTACTGTTACAGGAAGTATAGCGTCTGGATTTGAAATGAAAATCACCATTAAAGTTGAGGCATAA
- a CDS encoding DUF2911 domain-containing protein, producing the protein MKTTTILFMLTLVCSIAFGQSDKSKRLSPPDSVKVTTNDGVTVDIHYSRPSLKGRKIGVDIVKIGEVWRTGANEATTVDFDKDVLIEGKKLPKGKYSLYTIPGEQETIVIFNKTWDQWGTKYDQNQDALRVNVSSETSNLAQEQFKIDVDKSGKIGLAWGDYLLPVQVKAAP; encoded by the coding sequence ATGAAAACAACAACCATTCTATTCATGCTTACACTCGTTTGTTCCATAGCATTTGGACAATCTGATAAAAGTAAAAGACTAAGTCCTCCCGATAGTGTTAAAGTCACGACCAATGATGGTGTAACAGTTGATATCCACTATAGCCGTCCCTCTTTAAAAGGACGTAAAATTGGAGTTGATATCGTTAAGATAGGAGAAGTATGGCGTACGGGTGCAAATGAAGCAACTACTGTAGATTTTGATAAAGATGTCCTCATCGAAGGCAAAAAGCTACCAAAAGGAAAATATAGCTTATATACCATTCCCGGAGAACAAGAAACAATTGTAATTTTCAATAAAACATGGGATCAATGGGGTACAAAATATGATCAAAATCAAGACGCGTTACGTGTTAATGTTTCTAGTGAAACAAGTAATTTAGCACAAGAGCAATTTAAAATTGATGTTGATAAATCTGGTAAAATTGGTTTAGCATGGGGCGATTATTTACTTCCTGTACAAGTCAAAGCGGCTCCCTAA
- the ilvA gene encoding threonine ammonia-lyase IlvA, giving the protein MSLDFSNLQIDSESTYHRIKDVVNRTALQYNAYLSEKYGAEVYLKREDLQIVRSYKLRGAYNKIISLTEEEKSRGVVCASAGNHAQGVAFSCKKLNIKGVIFMPGPTPKQKISQTEMWGNGNIEIILTGDTFDDCQKAARIYTEQNNMTFIPPFDDLKVIEGQGTVAVEILQDLPDLDVIFIPIGGGGLSAGTSYYLKNKNPNIKCFGVEPQGAASMQAAFNTGKPVELKKINKFVDGAAVQKVGDLTFEISRQYLDTVRSIPEGKICTCILELYNKDAIVVEPAGALSVAALEFHKDEIKGKKVVCIISGGNNDINRMSEIQELSLLYEGYKHYFIVRFPNRPGALKLFVSEVLSPKDDITRFEFIKKTERERGPALIGIELNSPEDYQPLLQRMTDNKFEYIELNKDQTLFEYLV; this is encoded by the coding sequence ATGAGTTTAGATTTTTCAAATTTACAAATCGACTCAGAAAGCACCTATCATCGTATCAAAGATGTTGTCAATCGTACAGCTTTGCAATACAATGCTTATCTTTCTGAGAAATATGGTGCCGAAGTCTACCTGAAGAGAGAAGATCTACAAATCGTTAGATCCTATAAATTAAGAGGTGCTTATAATAAAATAATTTCACTAACCGAAGAAGAAAAAAGCCGTGGAGTAGTCTGTGCAAGTGCTGGAAACCATGCTCAAGGTGTTGCCTTTTCTTGTAAGAAATTAAATATAAAAGGTGTTATTTTTATGCCAGGACCAACTCCGAAACAAAAAATATCTCAAACAGAGATGTGGGGTAATGGCAATATTGAAATCATATTGACAGGAGACACTTTTGATGATTGTCAAAAAGCAGCTCGCATCTACACAGAACAGAATAACATGACTTTTATCCCTCCCTTTGATGACCTAAAAGTAATCGAAGGACAAGGAACCGTAGCCGTAGAGATCCTTCAGGATTTACCTGATTTAGATGTTATTTTCATTCCTATTGGAGGAGGTGGATTATCCGCTGGAACAAGCTATTATTTAAAGAATAAAAATCCCAACATCAAATGCTTTGGTGTTGAACCGCAAGGAGCTGCTTCCATGCAAGCCGCATTTAATACAGGAAAACCAGTAGAACTTAAAAAGATCAATAAGTTTGTAGATGGTGCTGCGGTTCAAAAGGTTGGCGATCTAACATTTGAAATCAGTCGCCAATATCTAGACACTGTACGTTCTATCCCAGAAGGAAAGATCTGTACTTGTATTTTAGAACTTTACAATAAAGACGCTATCGTCGTAGAACCTGCCGGAGCTCTTTCTGTAGCAGCATTGGAATTCCATAAAGATGAAATAAAAGGCAAAAAAGTAGTTTGTATCATCTCTGGTGGTAATAACGATATCAACCGTATGAGTGAAATTCAAGAATTATCACTCCTATATGAAGGATATAAACATTATTTTATTGTCCGTTTCCCTAATCGTCCAGGAGCGCTGAAGCTATTCGTATCTGAAGTGTTGAGTCCTAAAGATGATATTACTCGTTTTGAATTTATCAAGAAAACAGAACGTGAACGAGGACCAGCACTGATTGGAATCGAGTTAAATAGTCCTGAAGATTACCAACCATTATTGCAAAGGATGACGGATAATAAATTTGAATATATTGAATTAAATAAGGATCAAACTTTATTTGAGTATTTAGTATAA
- a CDS encoding 2-isopropylmalate synthase, which yields MLHDPNHLYIFDTTLRDGEQVPGCQLTTPEKIDIAKDLEKLGVDVIEAGFPVSSPGDFQSVVELSKAVNDVIICALTRANQNDIKVAAEALQYAKRPRIHTGIGSSDMHIKYKFNSTREEILERAAAAVKYAKSHVEDVEFYAEDAGRADLTYLAQMVEAVIAAGATVVNIPDTNGYCLPDQYGAKIKFLKENVKNIDQAIISAHCHNDLGLATANSIAAIQNGARQVECTINGIGERAGNTSLEEVAMILKVHKQSFGNLTSNIDSKMFTYLSRKVSEMMNMPVQPNKAIVGRNAFAHSSGIHQDGFLKHRETYEIIRPEDVGLEEAGIILTARSGRHALKYHLERLGYTLEKDDLSAIYERFLILADAKKDICDDDLRSLFAERV from the coding sequence ATGTTACACGATCCAAATCATTTATACATCTTCGATACCACACTTCGCGATGGAGAACAAGTACCAGGATGTCAATTAACTACTCCTGAAAAAATCGACATTGCGAAAGATTTGGAGAAACTAGGTGTCGATGTTATTGAAGCCGGTTTTCCTGTATCAAGTCCTGGAGATTTTCAATCGGTAGTAGAATTATCAAAAGCTGTAAATGATGTTATTATTTGTGCCTTAACACGTGCAAATCAAAATGACATCAAGGTAGCTGCTGAAGCATTACAATATGCTAAAAGACCTCGTATCCATACGGGTATTGGTTCTTCAGATATGCATATTAAATATAAGTTCAACTCGACACGTGAGGAGATTTTAGAGCGTGCTGCTGCTGCTGTAAAATATGCAAAGTCACATGTAGAAGATGTCGAATTCTATGCTGAAGATGCTGGTCGTGCAGATTTGACCTATTTAGCGCAGATGGTAGAAGCTGTAATCGCAGCAGGTGCAACGGTTGTTAATATTCCAGATACAAATGGATATTGTTTACCCGATCAATATGGCGCTAAAATCAAATTCTTAAAAGAAAATGTTAAAAACATTGATCAAGCCATTATATCAGCGCATTGTCATAACGATTTGGGATTAGCAACAGCAAATTCAATTGCTGCTATTCAAAATGGAGCACGTCAAGTAGAATGTACGATCAATGGTATCGGAGAGCGTGCTGGTAATACTTCTTTGGAAGAGGTGGCTATGATCTTAAAAGTTCACAAGCAATCTTTCGGTAATTTAACATCCAATATCGACAGTAAAATGTTTACTTATCTTTCACGCAAAGTCAGTGAAATGATGAACATGCCTGTTCAACCAAATAAAGCAATTGTAGGTCGCAATGCTTTTGCGCACAGTTCAGGAATTCATCAAGATGGCTTTCTAAAACATCGTGAAACTTATGAAATCATTCGTCCTGAAGATGTAGGTCTTGAAGAAGCAGGTATTATTTTGACTGCTCGTTCTGGCCGCCATGCCTTAAAGTATCATTTAGAGCGACTTGGTTACACACTAGAAAAAGATGACTTATCAGCAATATACGAGCGATTCTTGATCCTAGCAGATGCCAAAAAAGATATTTGTGACGATGATCTAAGAAGTTTATTCGCAGAAAGAGTTTAA
- the leuB gene encoding 3-isopropylmalate dehydrogenase: MKKNILVIPGDGIGQEVTIWGKKVLEKIGEKYNHDFSFDEAIMGHVAIEATGNPLPDETLAKGKASDAILFGAIGHAKYDNDPSAKVRPEQGLLKIRKELGLYANLRPILLFDELLDASSLKPEVLKGTDILFFRELTGDVYFGEKNRSEDNNFASDLMNYNRYEVERIARKAFEAARTRSKKLCSVDKANVLETSRLWREVVQEIAKEYPDVETEHMFIDNAAMQLVKNPKKFDVVLTANLFGDILTDEASQIAGSMGMLASASIGDGTGFFEPIHGSAHDIAGQNKANPLASILSAALMLDISFGLQAEAKEVTEAVAETLKAGWRTGDIANANTAADKILGTREMGAKVLEFIK; encoded by the coding sequence ATGAAAAAAAATATACTCGTTATTCCTGGTGATGGAATAGGACAAGAAGTTACCATTTGGGGTAAAAAAGTTTTAGAAAAAATTGGTGAGAAATATAATCACGACTTCAGTTTTGATGAAGCAATCATGGGACATGTTGCTATTGAAGCAACAGGAAACCCTTTGCCTGATGAGACTTTAGCTAAAGGAAAAGCAAGTGATGCCATTCTATTTGGTGCGATTGGACATGCGAAATATGACAATGATCCCTCTGCAAAAGTTCGCCCAGAACAAGGATTATTAAAAATCCGTAAAGAATTGGGTCTTTATGCGAACCTACGTCCTATCTTATTATTTGATGAGCTTTTGGATGCTTCAAGTTTGAAGCCTGAAGTTTTAAAAGGTACTGATATTCTTTTCTTTCGTGAATTGACTGGTGATGTTTATTTCGGAGAGAAAAACCGTTCGGAAGACAATAACTTTGCTTCGGATTTGATGAATTACAACCGTTACGAAGTAGAACGTATTGCACGTAAAGCTTTTGAAGCTGCTCGTACACGTTCTAAGAAATTGTGTTCTGTCGATAAAGCAAATGTATTAGAAACCTCTCGTCTTTGGAGAGAAGTTGTTCAAGAGATTGCAAAAGAATATCCAGACGTAGAGACTGAGCATATGTTCATTGACAATGCAGCGATGCAATTGGTCAAAAATCCCAAGAAATTTGATGTCGTATTGACAGCAAATCTATTTGGAGACATCCTGACGGATGAAGCTTCACAAATAGCAGGTTCAATGGGTATGCTTGCTTCTGCATCGATAGGTGACGGTACAGGATTCTTTGAACCTATCCACGGATCAGCACATGATATCGCTGGACAAAATAAAGCAAATCCGTTAGCTTCTATCTTATCTGCAGCTTTAATGTTAGACATCAGTTTTGGTCTACAGGCTGAGGCAAAAGAAGTGACTGAAGCAGTTGCTGAAACACTAAAAGCTGGTTGGAGAACAGGCGATATTGCTAATGCAAATACAGCTGCAGATAAAATACTGGGCACACGAGAAATGGGTGCTAAAGTATTAGAATTTATTAAATAG
- a CDS encoding ATP-binding cassette domain-containing protein, producing the protein MIKPVVHIANLTVQHHYNVVLQDLNWQIESGQNWLIGGRSGTGKTTLAQAIAGHIPYDGLIDIQFDNNSLLPAEVLYVSNWYQFTNLEGDKNFYYQQRYNKHQTNDTLTVQAEFMHFAKEKHLQFDDVKPYLETFGFEDVQNAQLIELSSGEHKKLQLLKALWLKPQVLIIDQPYTGLDRQSRHELNQAFDDLARAGVTLILISNDHTIPSCIHHFAEIHQGQINILSSQAEFSKEKVRTRKPLPHFLQKAPHISADTMVKMSQVDVRYGEKEVLKDINWEVKAGEKWLLQGHNGSGKSTLLSLINGDHPQAYANDIVLFGKQRGSGESIWDIKSHLGIISPEMHWYFDPTAKVWQSVASGFFDSVGLFRKLSFEKQQLLDQVLDFFDLKEDKNKLLNTLPLGKQRLALLARTVIKNPELLILDEPCQGLDYEQTEHFNAVVDELCTYGKTLIYVGHFETQLPTCLEKKIILDKGMVKSIENILQYA; encoded by the coding sequence ATGATAAAACCCGTCGTCCATATTGCCAATTTAACCGTTCAACACCATTATAATGTGGTATTGCAGGACTTGAATTGGCAAATTGAATCTGGTCAAAATTGGTTGATCGGCGGTAGAAGCGGCACAGGAAAGACTACCCTAGCACAAGCAATTGCTGGACATATTCCATATGATGGACTTATCGACATTCAGTTTGATAACAACTCTCTTCTTCCAGCAGAAGTGTTGTATGTTTCTAATTGGTACCAATTCACCAATCTAGAAGGTGATAAAAACTTTTATTATCAGCAACGGTACAACAAGCATCAAACCAACGATACATTAACAGTTCAGGCTGAATTCATGCATTTTGCAAAAGAAAAGCATTTGCAATTTGATGATGTGAAACCCTATCTCGAAACTTTTGGATTTGAAGATGTCCAAAATGCACAACTCATTGAGTTGTCGAGTGGGGAACATAAAAAACTACAATTGTTAAAAGCCCTCTGGCTGAAACCTCAAGTATTGATTATTGATCAGCCCTATACGGGTCTTGATCGCCAATCTCGCCACGAACTAAATCAAGCATTTGATGATCTGGCACGTGCAGGAGTTACTTTGATATTAATCAGTAATGATCATACCATACCTTCTTGTATCCATCACTTTGCAGAAATCCATCAGGGGCAAATCAACATATTGTCTTCACAAGCTGAATTTTCAAAAGAGAAAGTACGTACTAGAAAACCACTTCCACACTTTTTGCAAAAAGCACCTCATATTTCTGCAGACACCATGGTGAAAATGTCTCAAGTTGATGTCAGATATGGTGAAAAAGAAGTCTTAAAAGATATCAATTGGGAAGTAAAAGCAGGAGAAAAATGGCTGTTACAAGGACATAATGGCTCTGGAAAATCTACTTTATTGAGCTTAATTAATGGCGATCATCCACAGGCCTATGCCAATGATATCGTGCTGTTTGGAAAACAAAGAGGATCAGGAGAAAGTATTTGGGACATCAAGTCGCACTTGGGCATTATTTCTCCCGAAATGCACTGGTACTTCGATCCAACGGCTAAAGTATGGCAAAGTGTTGCTTCAGGATTTTTTGATTCTGTTGGATTGTTTCGCAAGCTAAGCTTTGAAAAACAACAATTATTAGATCAAGTATTGGACTTTTTTGATTTAAAAGAAGATAAAAATAAACTACTAAACACCCTTCCGCTAGGAAAACAGCGTCTTGCTTTATTAGCAAGAACAGTGATTAAAAATCCGGAATTATTGATTTTGGATGAACCTTGCCAGGGTCTTGATTACGAACAAACAGAACATTTCAATGCAGTAGTCGATGAACTGTGCACTTATGGGAAAACATTGATTTATGTTGGTCATTTTGAGACACAACTCCCGACTTGCCTTGAAAAGAAAATTATACTAGATAAGGGAATGGTTAAATCCATTGAAAATATTTTACAATACGCCTAA
- the leuD gene encoding 3-isopropylmalate dehydratase small subunit, with protein MKKFETLTTTVVPLPIENIDTDQIIPARFLKATTRDGFGDNLFRDWRFDSNNQPKADFVMNDSTYRGKVLVAGKNFGCGSSREHAAWAIQDYGFDAVISSFFADIFKGNALNNGVLPIQVTDEFLETIFDTVFKNPNTEIIIDLENQMVTLSETGAQTSFEINPYKKSCLINGYDDIDFILNNKTAIETFEQTR; from the coding sequence ATGAAAAAATTTGAAACATTAACAACAACGGTAGTTCCTTTACCGATTGAAAATATAGATACCGATCAGATCATTCCAGCTCGTTTTTTAAAAGCGACTACACGTGATGGATTTGGTGACAACTTATTCCGTGACTGGCGCTTTGACAGCAACAATCAACCTAAGGCTGATTTTGTCATGAACGATTCTACTTACAGAGGAAAAGTTCTTGTCGCTGGTAAAAACTTTGGTTGTGGTTCCAGCCGTGAGCATGCTGCTTGGGCTATCCAGGATTATGGATTTGATGCTGTTATCAGTAGTTTTTTTGCAGATATCTTTAAAGGTAATGCCTTAAATAATGGTGTATTACCTATTCAGGTAACTGATGAGTTTTTAGAAACCATCTTTGATACCGTATTTAAAAATCCAAATACAGAAATCATCATTGATTTAGAAAATCAAATGGTTACATTATCTGAAACTGGAGCTCAAACATCTTTTGAAATCAATCCTTACAAAAAATCATGCCTTATCAACGGTTATGATGATATTGATTTTATATTAAACAACAAAACTGCTATCGAAACTTTCGAACAAACGAGATAA
- a CDS encoding methyltransferase domain-containing protein gives MCQICQTVVVTENKVIDRASQNASTIFNQRTLDQDYHTLKSALKPGLRVLDIGCGTGAITKDIAAIVGPSGSVVGIDNTESFITEGKSLFANIQNLELIHCDLLDFESLEKFDLIVSARTFQWISTLDKAIDKLKTLLKPDGQVSILDYNHEAIDWNPKIPRSMEHFYHMFLMWRNDAGMNNRIGYDLEDIFEEHGFSQIEVFNADEHFEHSNPLHLDKLKIWSKVASSRQMVDEGYISDQERLDAIKDYNDWADNMAISMTMKLREVRAVLKSNI, from the coding sequence ATGTGCCAAATTTGTCAGACCGTAGTAGTCACTGAAAATAAAGTAATAGATAGAGCGTCACAAAACGCTTCGACAATCTTTAACCAAAGAACTTTGGATCAGGATTATCATACATTGAAGTCTGCTCTAAAACCTGGACTAAGGGTTTTAGACATCGGATGTGGAACAGGTGCAATCACAAAAGATATCGCCGCAATCGTTGGACCTTCTGGTTCTGTCGTTGGAATTGATAATACGGAATCATTTATTACGGAAGGAAAGAGTCTATTTGCTAACATACAGAATCTGGAATTGATTCATTGTGATCTACTCGATTTTGAAAGTCTTGAAAAATTTGACTTAATTGTATCCGCTAGAACATTTCAGTGGATTTCAACACTAGATAAAGCGATTGATAAATTGAAAACGTTATTAAAACCCGATGGGCAAGTATCGATATTAGATTATAATCATGAAGCGATAGATTGGAACCCCAAAATACCCAGAAGCATGGAACATTTTTATCACATGTTCTTAATGTGGCGAAATGATGCGGGTATGAATAACAGAATTGGTTATGATCTGGAGGACATTTTTGAAGAGCATGGTTTTAGTCAAATAGAAGTTTTTAATGCTGATGAACATTTTGAGCACAGCAATCCATTGCACCTAGACAAACTAAAAATATGGTCTAAGGTAGCCAGCTCCAGACAGATGGTAGATGAAGGATATATCAGTGATCAAGAACGTTTAGATGCCATTAAAGATTATAACGATTGGGCTGATAATATGGCTATAAGTATGACAATGAAACTTAGAGAAGTTAGAGCAGTTTTAAAATCAAACATTTAG
- the leuC gene encoding 3-isopropylmalate dehydratase large subunit, with product MSKTLVEKIWDAHVVKREEGFPDIIYIDTHLIHEVTSPQAFDGLRKRGLPVFRSNQTVATADHNVPTLNQHLPIKEELSRYQVDMLTKNCAEFGINLYGLGHPYQGIVHVIGPELGITLPGKTMVCGDSHTSTHGAFGAIAFGIGTSQVEQVFATQCLLQQKPKTMKIEVNGELQKGVGAKDIILYIIAKISAAGGTGYFIEYAGSAIRSLSMEARMTICNMSIEMGARGGLIAPDQTTFDYVKGREFAPKGEEWDTALAYWKTLYSDDDAQFDAVLEFDAAVIAPMITYGTNPGMGMGITENIPATQAQPESEQPSYQKALNYMGFADDAPILGKPVDYVFIGSCTNSRIEDLREVAAFVQGKQKAELVEVWIVPGSKQVEKQAIEEGLDKIFEAAGFQLREPGCSACLGMNEDKIPAGKYCVSTSNRNFEGRQGPNARTMLVSPLTAAAAAVTGKITDVRELI from the coding sequence ATGTCAAAAACATTAGTAGAAAAAATTTGGGATGCACATGTCGTCAAACGTGAAGAAGGATTTCCAGATATTATTTATATAGACACACACCTTATTCATGAGGTAACTTCACCGCAAGCATTTGATGGTTTACGAAAAAGAGGATTACCCGTATTTCGTTCCAACCAAACTGTCGCAACCGCGGATCATAATGTTCCCACTTTAAATCAGCACCTTCCAATTAAAGAAGAATTATCACGTTACCAAGTCGATATGTTGACTAAAAACTGTGCTGAGTTCGGTATTAATTTATATGGCTTAGGTCATCCCTACCAAGGTATTGTACACGTAATCGGCCCAGAGTTAGGAATTACCTTACCAGGGAAAACGATGGTATGTGGCGATAGCCACACCTCTACACACGGTGCATTTGGTGCTATTGCTTTTGGAATAGGCACTTCTCAAGTAGAACAAGTTTTTGCAACACAATGCTTATTGCAACAAAAACCAAAAACGATGAAAATCGAAGTTAATGGTGAGCTGCAAAAAGGAGTTGGGGCAAAAGATATTATCTTATATATCATTGCAAAAATCTCTGCAGCAGGTGGTACAGGCTATTTCATTGAATATGCCGGTTCTGCGATCCGTTCTTTAAGTATGGAAGCAAGAATGACCATTTGTAATATGAGTATTGAAATGGGTGCTCGTGGAGGCTTAATTGCACCTGATCAAACGACTTTCGATTATGTAAAGGGACGTGAATTTGCTCCTAAAGGAGAAGAATGGGATACAGCATTAGCTTACTGGAAAACATTATATTCTGATGATGATGCACAATTTGATGCAGTTCTAGAATTTGATGCAGCAGTTATCGCACCCATGATCACTTACGGAACCAATCCTGGAATGGGAATGGGGATCACCGAAAATATTCCTGCAACACAAGCACAACCTGAGTCTGAACAACCATCTTATCAAAAAGCACTTAATTACATGGGCTTTGCTGATGATGCTCCGATCTTAGGAAAGCCAGTAGATTATGTCTTTATTGGTAGCTGTACAAACTCTCGTATTGAAGATTTACGTGAAGTAGCTGCCTTTGTTCAAGGAAAACAAAAAGCAGAACTAGTAGAAGTATGGATCGTTCCAGGATCAAAACAAGTGGAAAAACAAGCAATTGAAGAGGGTTTAGATAAAATTTTCGAAGCTGCAGGTTTCCAATTGCGTGAGCCAGGCTGTTCGGCTTGTTTAGGAATGAATGAAGATAAAATTCCAGCAGGTAAATATTGTGTTTCTACTTCAAATAGAAACTTTGAAGGCCGTCAAGGCCCTAATGCACGTACTATGCTGGTATCACCTTTAACTGCTGCTGCAGCTGCTGTAACAGGTAAAATTACCGATGTTAGGGAATTGATATAA